A stretch of Gymnodinialimonas phycosphaerae DNA encodes these proteins:
- a CDS encoding DUF4438 domain-containing protein has protein sequence MSIQTNAADIVTVSVMGQVANPSLSGLPAEPYRLDADGKAFLWPTFGGIVYNVSVGDSAFGWAGDCIHPSVSIAHKDANKNRGLNVFACVGNEAMIVSGAAKGARGVVTGKSGRFSDQVIVHFDMETRRKIAVDDQILVKSEGVGLAVPDHPDVAFKSLSPALFDKLPKHTEGNVLKMGVVATVPPHFVGAGAGLTSEGGSLHIQSTDRAALAEHGLDALRLGDVVAIQDTDSRYNHGYLRGAMSIGIVGQTDGPRAGYGPGMTIVMTAPAGQLGCFGAPGTNIADILGLSA, from the coding sequence ATGAGCATCCAAACCAACGCCGCCGATATCGTTACTGTCTCTGTCATGGGACAGGTTGCCAACCCCTCGCTCTCGGGCCTGCCCGCCGAGCCCTACCGCCTGGATGCGGACGGCAAAGCCTTCCTCTGGCCCACCTTCGGCGGCATCGTCTATAACGTCAGCGTCGGGGACTCAGCTTTTGGGTGGGCGGGCGATTGCATCCACCCCTCCGTCTCTATCGCCCATAAGGACGCCAACAAGAACCGAGGCCTCAACGTATTCGCCTGCGTCGGTAACGAGGCGATGATCGTCAGCGGTGCGGCCAAGGGCGCGCGCGGCGTTGTGACCGGCAAATCAGGACGGTTCAGCGATCAAGTGATCGTGCACTTCGACATGGAGACCCGGCGCAAGATCGCCGTCGATGACCAGATCCTGGTGAAAAGTGAAGGCGTGGGCCTTGCCGTGCCGGATCACCCCGATGTCGCGTTTAAATCACTGTCGCCCGCGTTGTTCGACAAGCTGCCCAAGCACACTGAAGGCAACGTTCTGAAGATGGGCGTCGTGGCGACCGTGCCGCCGCACTTCGTGGGCGCGGGCGCGGGGCTGACGTCGGAGGGCGGATCGCTGCACATCCAGTCCACCGACCGCGCGGCTCTGGCAGAACATGGGCTGGACGCCCTGCGCCTGGGTGATGTCGTGGCGATTCAGGACACCGACAGCCGCTATAACCACGGCTACCTACGCGGCGCGATGAGCATCGGCATCGTCGGCCAAACGGACGGCCCGCGCGCCGGATATGGCCCCGGCATGACCATCGTGATGACCGCGCCCGCAGGCCAATTGGGCTGCTTCGGCGCACCCGGCACGAACATCGCCGACATTCTGGGGTTGTCCGCATGA
- a CDS encoding ureidoglycolate lyase: MMPPKVPLLPPDAAAFAPYGHLVVPPDVPGRRQFYSDTLHTRPAGSAPVLHVNHVLPQSLPVEVSGIERHPHAAQCFLPLDVARYVVMVMPSDGQGQPAPERALAFLMPGTMGISYNPGVWHLGATVLDRPGHFAVLMWRGGPQQDDEFRTIAPMTLVAQP, translated from the coding sequence ATGATGCCGCCGAAGGTCCCCTTGTTGCCCCCCGACGCCGCGGCCTTTGCGCCCTATGGCCACCTTGTGGTGCCCCCGGATGTCCCCGGCAGGCGCCAGTTCTACAGCGATACCCTTCACACCCGGCCCGCGGGCAGTGCGCCGGTGCTTCACGTCAATCACGTCCTGCCCCAAAGCCTTCCTGTTGAGGTCAGCGGGATCGAGCGGCATCCCCACGCGGCCCAGTGTTTTCTGCCCCTCGACGTGGCGCGCTACGTGGTGATGGTGATGCCCTCGGACGGTCAGGGCCAGCCCGCGCCTGAACGTGCGCTGGCTTTCCTGATGCCCGGCACCATGGGGATCAGCTACAATCCCGGCGTTTGGCACCTGGGGGCGACGGTCCTGGACAGGCCCGGCCATTTCGCCGTCTTGATGTGGCGTGGTGGACCGCAACAGGATGACGAATTCCGCACCATCGCGCCGATGACCCTCGTCGCCCAACCCTAG
- a CDS encoding polysaccharide deacetylase family protein, with the protein MNRARDLAGYGAHPPDVRWPGGAGLAVNFVLNVEEGSEYSIGDGDGRSESALSEVRASRVPQGSRDLAAESMYEYGSRVGFWRIHDLFRARNLPMTIFASALALERTPDIAAAIAATQWDICAHGYRWIEAYHQTPEVEADHIARAYDSLLATVGRAPQGFYCRYSASTATRGLVVAHGGFAYDSDAYNDDLPYWTDVAGQPHLVVPYTMVTNDAKFLSGDVFSGGAFGDFLIDSFDVLHAEAKAKPRMMSVGLHSRIIGHPGRLAGLIRFMDHLAKHDDVWVCRRDEIAQHWREVQPPPARP; encoded by the coding sequence TTGAACCGCGCCCGCGATCTGGCCGGATACGGCGCGCATCCGCCCGATGTCCGCTGGCCCGGCGGCGCGGGACTTGCGGTGAACTTCGTGCTCAACGTCGAAGAAGGCTCCGAGTATTCCATCGGTGACGGCGATGGCCGATCCGAGAGCGCGCTTAGCGAAGTCCGCGCCTCTCGTGTGCCGCAAGGGTCGCGCGATCTGGCGGCGGAATCGATGTATGAATACGGCAGTCGCGTGGGTTTTTGGCGGATCCACGATCTGTTCCGCGCCCGCAACCTGCCGATGACCATCTTCGCCAGTGCCCTTGCGTTGGAACGGACCCCAGACATCGCCGCCGCCATCGCCGCGACGCAGTGGGATATCTGCGCCCACGGCTACCGCTGGATCGAGGCCTATCACCAGACCCCAGAGGTCGAGGCTGATCACATCGCCCGCGCCTACGACAGTCTTCTGGCTACCGTCGGGCGCGCGCCGCAAGGCTTTTACTGTCGCTACTCCGCGTCGACGGCGACACGGGGATTAGTCGTGGCCCACGGGGGATTTGCCTACGACAGCGACGCCTACAACGACGATCTGCCCTATTGGACAGACGTGGCGGGCCAGCCGCACCTCGTGGTGCCCTATACGATGGTCACCAATGACGCGAAGTTCCTGTCGGGGGATGTGTTCTCGGGCGGAGCTTTCGGCGATTTCCTGATCGACAGTTTCGATGTTCTGCACGCCGAGGCAAAGGCCAAACCCCGCATGATGTCTGTGGGCCTGCACAGCCGGATCATCGGCCATCCGGGCCGTCTGGCAGGGCTGATCCGATTCATGGATCACCTTGCAAAACATGATGACGTCTGGGTCTGCCGCCGCGACGAGATCGCGCAGCATTGGCGCGAGGTCCAACCGCCACCGGCCCGCCCATGA
- a CDS encoding NAD-dependent epimerase/dehydratase family protein, protein MTTGPILVTGAGGFVCSELALALHRAGREVVALDRAFDAATSDRLNGIRRVEGELAQVLDALGPCAAVVHGAAITASPERLGITRAAHIRRNMDLLTATLEFSQSARASRFLFVSSMGVFEPDDTPTPGGCVTEATRPTADCTYCAAKHAGELLTASAAMPGFETLSLRLGNIFGPHEAVRESRQHLCVVARMVAEARASGIITVQTPDARREWAWLPDLADAIARLMTDHWAQPVLHAGAPPVMGDLDLARAVAARVPGTTIRLASPPHAAIRPPMSSGFETALTHTAWTVMDDALDHLIPLEAAP, encoded by the coding sequence ATGACGACAGGTCCCATCCTCGTGACCGGGGCGGGCGGCTTTGTCTGCTCCGAGTTGGCGCTGGCGCTGCACCGGGCGGGCCGGGAGGTTGTGGCGTTGGACCGTGCGTTCGATGCCGCAACGTCAGACCGTTTGAATGGGATCCGCAGGGTGGAGGGCGAGCTTGCACAGGTCTTGGACGCGCTGGGACCCTGCGCTGCGGTGGTTCATGGTGCAGCCATTACCGCCTCGCCCGAGAGGCTGGGGATCACCCGCGCCGCGCATATTCGCCGCAACATGGACCTTCTGACCGCGACGCTGGAGTTTTCTCAAAGCGCGCGGGCGTCGCGCTTCCTTTTCGTCAGTTCAATGGGCGTGTTCGAGCCCGATGACACGCCGACCCCCGGCGGCTGCGTGACCGAGGCCACGCGCCCGACCGCTGATTGCACCTATTGCGCGGCTAAACATGCGGGCGAGTTGCTGACCGCGTCAGCGGCGATGCCCGGTTTCGAGACGCTCAGCCTGCGACTTGGAAATATTTTTGGCCCCCATGAGGCTGTGCGCGAAAGCCGTCAGCACCTTTGCGTTGTCGCGCGGATGGTAGCGGAGGCGCGCGCGAGCGGTATTATCACCGTGCAGACGCCCGACGCGCGGCGCGAATGGGCGTGGTTGCCGGATCTGGCCGATGCCATCGCACGGCTCATGACGGATCATTGGGCGCAGCCTGTCCTGCATGCAGGCGCGCCGCCTGTCATGGGAGACCTCGATCTGGCGCGGGCGGTGGCGGCGCGTGTTCCGGGCACAACGATCCGCCTTGCATCCCCGCCCCACGCCGCAATCCGCCCCCCCATGTCCAGCGGGTTTGAGACCGCGTTGACGCATACGGCATGGACCGTGATGGACGACGCCCTTGATCACTTGATCCCGTTGGAGGCCGCGCCATGA
- a CDS encoding Ldh family oxidoreductase, with amino-acid sequence MSQNIPQPIPMTNVDRAQLRAFVSEGFEALGLTAEDARIFADALIFSELRFHPGQGQGVARLRRYHERIGNGEVNPRAGWSVIKEGPALALVDAHNGIGTVAASKAMALAIKKAKEGGIGTVIVRNSTHYGSSAVHACQALDHGCIGIAFTNAGPEMAPWGGREGVTGTNPWSIAAPSDQGFPTVLDIAITTAGKGMMNWLIREGKKMPLDWAITPEGHETDDPAAALKGPLLGIGGHKGYGLAFMTEALTGVLSGGGFGLTPYADPKKLDVSHYFQAIDISWFMDPEDYAARMGEFVQMAKTRALRPGFDEILVPGEQEARRTATKSENGVPIDDVVLADMQALGRELNLKTPLEGLGPYTGGTL; translated from the coding sequence ATGAGCCAGAATATCCCCCAGCCCATTCCGATGACCAACGTCGACCGCGCCCAACTGCGCGCCTTCGTTTCCGAAGGGTTCGAAGCGTTGGGCCTGACGGCGGAAGACGCTCGCATCTTCGCCGACGCGCTGATCTTCTCGGAGTTGCGCTTTCACCCCGGCCAGGGCCAGGGAGTCGCCCGCCTGCGCCGCTATCACGAGCGCATCGGCAATGGCGAGGTCAACCCCCGCGCGGGCTGGTCTGTGATCAAGGAAGGCCCCGCACTGGCGCTGGTGGATGCACACAATGGAATCGGTACTGTCGCGGCGTCGAAGGCCATGGCGCTGGCGATCAAGAAAGCCAAGGAAGGCGGGATCGGCACCGTGATCGTGCGCAACTCGACCCACTATGGCTCTAGCGCGGTGCATGCCTGCCAAGCCCTGGATCATGGTTGCATCGGCATCGCCTTCACCAACGCAGGACCCGAAATGGCCCCCTGGGGCGGACGCGAAGGCGTCACAGGCACCAACCCATGGTCCATCGCCGCGCCGTCCGATCAAGGCTTTCCCACTGTGCTCGACATTGCGATCACGACCGCCGGTAAAGGCATGATGAACTGGCTGATCCGCGAGGGGAAAAAGATGCCTTTGGATTGGGCGATTACGCCCGAGGGGCATGAAACGGACGACCCGGCAGCCGCCCTGAAGGGGCCTTTGCTGGGGATCGGCGGGCACAAGGGATACGGTCTGGCCTTCATGACCGAGGCGCTGACGGGCGTTCTATCGGGTGGCGGCTTTGGCCTGACGCCCTATGCCGACCCCAAGAAGTTGGACGTGAGCCATTACTTCCAAGCCATTGATATTTCTTGGTTCATGGATCCTGAAGACTACGCCGCGCGCATGGGTGAATTCGTCCAGATGGCCAAGACCCGGGCGCTGCGTCCCGGCTTTGACGAGATCCTCGTGCCTGGTGAGCAAGAAGCGCGGCGCACCGCCACCAAGTCCGAAAACGGTGTACCCATCGATGACGTGGTGCTGGCCGACATGCAGGCGCTGGGACGGGAGTTGAACCTGAAAACCCCGCTTGAGGGCCTTGGCCCCTACACCGGCGGCACGTTGTGA
- a CDS encoding DUF4438 domain-containing protein codes for MSSLKTNEDALVEMAVSGVITTPAVRPGQYIPHPDGTATVLPGMYGITYNVRCGDRAFGWAGDHVEPGVSIDDDTDQGRHHALHYLNCIGNEAMVTSGMAAGERGIVVGEHARILVQFSPEAHELMAPGDRIQVMTKGQGLALTDYPGVALKKMSPRLFHALGITEDNGRLHVNVAMELPIRIMGSGAELNSEYVDQDLMSGDRALMAELGIDQMRLGDVIAIRHADHHWGRSYRKDAVSICLCIHGDSVMTGHGPGILTLMTARNGEIDFTIDPAANLAQLLNIGA; via the coding sequence ATGTCCAGTTTGAAAACCAATGAGGACGCCTTGGTCGAGATGGCCGTATCGGGTGTCATTACTACGCCTGCGGTTCGTCCCGGGCAGTACATCCCTCATCCCGATGGCACCGCGACGGTCCTGCCGGGGATGTACGGGATCACTTACAACGTACGCTGCGGCGATCGGGCCTTCGGGTGGGCGGGCGACCATGTGGAGCCGGGCGTGTCCATCGACGATGACACCGATCAGGGGCGCCACCACGCGCTGCACTACCTCAACTGTATCGGCAACGAGGCGATGGTGACGTCGGGCATGGCGGCGGGCGAACGCGGCATCGTGGTGGGTGAGCACGCGCGCATCCTTGTGCAATTCTCGCCTGAGGCGCACGAGCTGATGGCCCCCGGCGACCGCATTCAGGTGATGACCAAGGGGCAAGGTCTGGCGTTGACCGACTACCCCGGCGTGGCGCTGAAGAAGATGAGCCCGCGTCTGTTCCATGCCTTGGGGATCACCGAGGATAACGGCCGGTTGCACGTCAACGTCGCGATGGAGCTTCCCATACGCATCATGGGATCGGGGGCGGAACTGAACTCCGAATATGTCGATCAGGACCTGATGTCCGGCGACCGCGCGTTGATGGCGGAACTGGGCATCGACCAGATGCGCCTTGGCGATGTGATCGCCATCCGCCACGCCGACCATCACTGGGGCCGATCCTATCGGAAGGACGCGGTGTCCATTTGCCTCTGCATTCACGGCGACAGCGTGATGACAGGCCACGGCCCCGGCATCCTGACCCTGATGACCGCGCGAAACGGTGAGATTGATTTCACCATCGACCCCGCCGCCAACCTTGCCCAATTGCTGAATATCGGAGCCTGA
- a CDS encoding pyridoxal phosphate-dependent aminotransferase, with translation MTTDNTARLAKRVKLSDGALITKMLDIAEGLDDVIKLGRGDPDLDTPDHIIKAGQDALANGATHYTHPLGILPLREAIADNIREYGGADYAADEIMITPGGQQGMFIIALSLLDPGDEIIVPCPGYNPYGQAAEMSDAVVVQVPMTMETNFTLTAEMVEAHITPKSKILVLINPNNPTGSVTPPDEVRKIAEVAKKHDLIVISDEIYARLTFGNNTVLPVASLPGMKERTITLSGFSKAYAMTGWRIGYLAGPRDLIMPMSEVNHAFAISTAAVSQHAALAAMTGSQQCVEDMRQTYDARRAAICKGLDAIGMGYAEPQGAFYVYANVASLGLGITAGAFCERLLAEGQVMMYPGTIYGDHTDDFVRMSMTQPVDRIEIAMQRMAKVVDSFRTEHKQPAE, from the coding sequence ATGACAACTGACAACACTGCGCGTCTCGCCAAACGGGTCAAACTGTCCGACGGCGCCCTGATCACCAAGATGCTCGATATCGCGGAGGGCCTTGATGACGTGATCAAGCTGGGGCGCGGCGACCCGGATCTGGACACGCCGGACCACATCATCAAGGCGGGCCAGGACGCGCTGGCCAATGGCGCCACCCATTACACGCACCCGCTTGGCATTTTGCCGCTGCGCGAAGCGATTGCCGACAATATCCGCGAATATGGCGGTGCGGATTATGCGGCGGATGAGATCATGATCACCCCCGGCGGCCAGCAGGGGATGTTCATCATTGCGCTGTCGTTGCTGGACCCGGGCGACGAAATCATCGTGCCATGCCCCGGCTACAACCCCTACGGCCAAGCGGCCGAGATGTCCGACGCCGTGGTCGTGCAAGTGCCGATGACGATGGAGACGAACTTCACCCTGACCGCCGAAATGGTCGAGGCGCACATCACGCCGAAATCCAAGATCCTCGTGCTGATCAATCCCAACAACCCCACGGGCTCCGTCACGCCCCCCGACGAGGTGCGCAAGATTGCGGAGGTCGCCAAGAAACACGACCTGATCGTGATCTCGGACGAGATCTATGCCCGCCTGACCTTCGGCAACAACACGGTCCTGCCGGTGGCGTCGTTGCCCGGGATGAAAGAACGCACGATCACGCTGTCGGGCTTCTCCAAGGCCTATGCCATGACCGGCTGGCGCATCGGATACCTTGCCGGACCGCGTGACCTCATCATGCCGATGTCCGAGGTCAACCACGCCTTCGCCATCTCCACCGCCGCCGTCAGCCAGCACGCGGCGCTGGCCGCCATGACGGGCTCTCAGCAATGCGTGGAGGATATGCGCCAGACCTATGACGCCCGCCGCGCGGCGATCTGCAAGGGGCTGGACGCCATCGGCATGGGATATGCGGAGCCGCAGGGGGCCTTCTACGTCTATGCCAATGTTGCGTCCCTTGGTCTTGGCATCACCGCCGGTGCCTTCTGCGAACGGCTTTTGGCCGAGGGTCAGGTGATGATGTACCCCGGCACGATCTACGGTGATCACACCGACGATTTCGTGCGCATGTCTATGACCCAGCCCGTCGACCGGATCGAGATTGCCATGCAGCGCATGGCAAAGGTCGTGGACAGCTTCCGCACCGAGCACAAACAGCCCGCCGAATAA
- a CDS encoding dihydrodipicolinate synthase family protein, whose amino-acid sequence MPRKIELFVPAITPFAADLSVDTERFVANAHRLIANGAHGLAPFGTTSEANSLSVAERMEALDALIDSGLDASLLIPGTGCCNAAETIALSAHATQRGCRGVLMLPPFYYKGVSDEGVFNAYAQVIEAVGPDLRVYLYHIPQMSGVAITLPLIERLIARFGDQIAGLKDSSGKWDNTAAVIAAFPQIDTYSASESMIPQNIAAGGAGCISASLNVNPTGIRALVDGLNGPNHDALHAQVSAVRTIFEGIPLIPAIKAAIAAQTGEVDYARVRPPFVDLGDAHADAVAEAVRIAGPQRPS is encoded by the coding sequence ATGCCTCGCAAGATTGAACTGTTTGTCCCCGCGATTACGCCCTTTGCCGCCGACCTTTCGGTCGACACGGAACGGTTCGTCGCCAACGCCCACCGCTTGATCGCGAACGGTGCCCATGGCCTTGCCCCCTTCGGCACCACGAGTGAGGCCAATTCCCTGTCGGTGGCCGAGCGTATGGAAGCGCTGGATGCCCTGATCGACAGCGGCCTTGATGCGTCGCTGTTGATCCCCGGGACGGGCTGTTGCAACGCCGCCGAAACCATTGCCCTGTCGGCCCACGCAACGCAACGCGGCTGTCGCGGTGTGCTGATGTTGCCGCCGTTCTACTACAAGGGCGTCAGCGATGAGGGCGTGTTCAATGCCTATGCACAGGTGATCGAGGCCGTGGGCCCGGATCTGCGCGTCTACCTCTACCACATCCCGCAAATGTCCGGCGTGGCGATTACGTTGCCTCTGATCGAGCGGTTGATCGCTCGTTTCGGCGACCAGATCGCAGGCCTGAAGGACAGCTCCGGCAAGTGGGACAACACTGCGGCCGTGATCGCGGCATTTCCGCAGATCGATACCTATTCGGCCTCGGAATCGATGATCCCGCAGAATATCGCGGCGGGCGGGGCAGGGTGCATCAGCGCCAGCCTCAACGTGAACCCCACCGGCATTCGTGCCTTGGTCGATGGGTTGAATGGCCCGAATCACGACGCGTTACATGCGCAGGTCAGCGCGGTGCGCACCATCTTTGAAGGCATCCCTTTGATCCCCGCCATCAAGGCTGCCATCGCGGCCCAGACCGGAGAGGTCGACTATGCCCGCGTACGCCCGCCGTTCGTCGACTTGGGCGACGCCCATGCCGATGCCGTGGCCGAGGCTGTCCGCATCGCGGGCCCGCAGAGGCCATCATGA
- a CDS encoding VOC family protein — translation MNVKSDNPNVKSIKHMAFAVSDAEKALEAYAKFLHVPADTEVIHFPKSGNKVALFYLGGIEYQLCQSTQEGGRFDAWIKERGAEGLHHICYEVDNIDDALAHAQEQGASLRECKACKKTGSHAHPEGWVAFLDNDAGGIEIEFMQVYTPEQLAAYEASGAEAV, via the coding sequence ATGAACGTGAAATCTGACAACCCGAATGTGAAAAGCATCAAGCACATGGCCTTTGCCGTTAGCGATGCGGAAAAGGCGTTGGAGGCTTACGCCAAATTCCTCCACGTGCCTGCCGATACCGAAGTCATTCATTTCCCCAAATCCGGCAACAAGGTCGCCTTGTTCTATCTGGGCGGGATCGAATACCAGCTGTGCCAATCCACTCAGGAAGGCGGGCGGTTTGACGCCTGGATCAAGGAGCGTGGGGCCGAGGGCCTGCACCACATCTGCTACGAGGTCGACAATATCGACGACGCTCTGGCCCACGCGCAGGAACAAGGCGCGTCCCTGCGTGAATGCAAGGCCTGCAAGAAGACCGGATCCCATGCGCATCCTGAAGGCTGGGTCGCGTTCCTCGACAATGATGCGGGCGGGATCGAGATCGAGTTCATGCAGGTCTATACGCCCGAGCAACTGGCGGCCTATGAGGCATCGGGGGCGGAAGCGGTATGA
- a CDS encoding carboxypeptidase M32, translated as MSYDNLIEVTGRVNDLLNAGSVLSWDARTMMPKGGAETRSKQLATLAVAARNLLCSDETKRALDGAASDVANKADDSPEARIVAQVREAIDYHERIPTELLRRKTELGSSAHEVWAEAREKADFSLFAPALTTMVDINREMAQAIGFEDHPYDALMYRFEPGTTNAGLAKLFARLREGMIPLVRAIGEAEKPRSDFLFRDYPVDGQMEFALNMAKKIGYDTDRGRLDTTVHPFEVSFTRNDVRITTRVNRNYMPMSLFGALHEAGHAMYEQGVDPAYTRTPLATDLISLYAVGGVSFGAHESQSRLWENHVGRSRAFWNNHMDDIRDAYPGTLDDVSEEEFYRAVNRSEPSFVRVEADELTYDFHVMVRCELEAKMVDGSLDVADLPEAWNATMKEYLGVDVPDDGKEGVLQDVHWSSGQIGTFCNYTIGNIMAAQLFDTATAKNPGIQTALDGGDYTPLRTWLTDNVAQHGRRFSRDELLENATGRALDPEPYLAHLTRKYTDIYSLAAA; from the coding sequence ATGAGCTATGATAATTTGATTGAAGTGACGGGCCGGGTGAACGATCTGCTCAACGCAGGATCGGTGTTGTCGTGGGATGCGCGCACCATGATGCCCAAGGGCGGTGCCGAGACGCGATCCAAGCAATTGGCGACCCTTGCGGTCGCGGCGCGCAACCTTTTGTGCTCGGACGAGACGAAGCGTGCGCTGGACGGCGCGGCATCGGACGTGGCGAACAAGGCGGACGACAGCCCCGAAGCGCGTATCGTGGCCCAGGTGCGGGAGGCGATCGACTACCACGAACGCATCCCGACGGAACTGTTGCGCCGCAAAACGGAATTGGGATCTTCCGCCCATGAAGTCTGGGCCGAGGCGCGCGAAAAGGCTGATTTCTCGCTCTTCGCGCCGGCCTTGACGACGATGGTCGATATCAACCGGGAAATGGCGCAGGCCATCGGCTTTGAGGACCACCCTTATGATGCGCTGATGTACCGGTTCGAGCCGGGGACCACGAACGCGGGTCTGGCCAAGCTGTTCGCCCGCCTGCGCGAGGGGATGATCCCGCTGGTGCGCGCGATTGGCGAGGCGGAAAAGCCGCGCTCGGATTTCCTTTTCCGCGACTATCCTGTGGATGGTCAGATGGAATTCGCGCTGAATATGGCCAAGAAGATCGGCTATGACACCGACCGGGGTCGTCTGGATACGACGGTGCACCCGTTCGAGGTGTCGTTCACCCGCAACGACGTGCGCATCACCACGCGGGTCAATCGCAACTACATGCCGATGTCGCTGTTCGGCGCGCTGCATGAAGCGGGCCACGCGATGTATGAACAGGGCGTTGATCCGGCCTACACGCGCACCCCTTTGGCCACGGACCTTATCAGCCTTTACGCCGTGGGGGGCGTCAGTTTCGGTGCGCACGAGTCACAATCACGCTTGTGGGAGAACCACGTAGGCCGGTCCCGTGCGTTCTGGAACAACCACATGGATGACATTCGCGACGCCTATCCCGGCACGCTCGATGATGTGAGCGAAGAGGAATTCTACCGCGCCGTGAACAGGTCCGAGCCGTCCTTCGTGCGGGTCGAGGCCGACGAGCTGACCTATGACTTCCACGTCATGGTGCGCTGCGAGTTGGAGGCCAAGATGGTTGACGGATCGCTTGACGTGGCCGACCTGCCCGAGGCCTGGAACGCTACCATGAAGGAGTATCTGGGCGTCGATGTGCCCGATGATGGGAAAGAGGGTGTCTTGCAGGATGTGCATTGGTCCTCGGGCCAGATCGGGACGTTCTGCAATTATACCATCGGCAACATCATGGCTGCGCAGTTATTCGACACGGCGACAGCGAAGAACCCCGGCATCCAGACCGCCTTGGACGGTGGAGACTATACGCCGCTGCGCACCTGGCTGACCGACAATGTCGCGCAGCATGGGCGCCGCTTCAGCCGCGATGAATTGCTGGAAAACGCCACGGGCCGTGCCCTGGATCCTGAGCCTTACCTGGCGCATCTCACCCGGAAATACACTGACATCTACAGCCTCGCGGCGGCCTGA
- a CDS encoding succinylglutamate desuccinylase/aspartoacylase family protein, whose product MSTKSGESVTVGTATAAPGEMVRGAIAAGDLAGGVKVEIPVVVINGAGPGPTFWVNAAIHGDEPEGPLACALAAKQIDASKLRGAVVMVPCVNPLAFSAAERGNPLDTFTYDMNRIYPGKPDGYFSDRVADAHWQAMKDVADLEISIHSGGAHSFLDKAIFVDERPESVELAKAMGEGWGCIMSNFTKAGSPMAAMNNAGKVGITVELGGRSYTSPERFRYVGKELAKSILNICYHYDMLDGTATYPSDATKGQQEALLAPASGIFLPEPGVDFLTMMKKGDTIARIINIFGDEVGVLHAPADGMFFGLRALPNVNQGDWCCFFNKVEGPRD is encoded by the coding sequence ATGAGCACGAAAAGCGGAGAAAGCGTAACGGTCGGCACGGCCACGGCGGCGCCCGGCGAAATGGTCCGCGGCGCGATTGCGGCGGGCGATCTTGCGGGCGGCGTGAAGGTGGAAATCCCCGTCGTCGTGATCAACGGCGCAGGGCCGGGGCCGACGTTCTGGGTCAACGCTGCCATTCACGGGGATGAGCCTGAAGGGCCATTGGCCTGCGCCTTGGCCGCAAAGCAGATCGACGCCAGCAAATTGCGCGGCGCGGTCGTCATGGTGCCTTGCGTGAACCCATTGGCGTTTTCAGCGGCAGAGCGGGGCAACCCCCTCGATACCTTCACCTACGACATGAACCGGATCTATCCCGGCAAGCCCGATGGTTACTTCAGTGACCGCGTGGCCGACGCCCATTGGCAAGCGATGAAAGACGTCGCGGATCTGGAAATCTCCATCCATTCCGGTGGCGCGCATAGCTTCCTCGACAAGGCGATTTTCGTGGATGAGCGCCCCGAAAGCGTCGAGTTGGCGAAGGCCATGGGCGAGGGCTGGGGCTGCATCATGTCCAACTTCACCAAGGCCGGAAGCCCGATGGCTGCGATGAACAACGCAGGAAAAGTGGGCATCACCGTGGAGCTTGGTGGGCGCTCCTACACGTCGCCCGAGCGGTTCCGGTATGTGGGTAAGGAACTGGCGAAATCCATCCTCAACATCTGCTACCACTACGACATGCTGGACGGCACGGCGACCTATCCGAGTGACGCAACCAAGGGCCAGCAAGAGGCGCTGCTTGCACCAGCGTCGGGCATCTTCCTGCCGGAGCCGGGCGTCGATTTCCTGACGATGATGAAGAAGGGCGACACGATCGCGCGGATCATCAACATCTTCGGTGATGAGGTCGGCGTGCTGCACGCCCCTGCCGACGGCATGTTCTTCGGTCTGCGCGCGTTGCCTAACGTGAACCAGGGCGATTGGTGCTGCTTCTTCAACAAGGTGGAGGGCCCCCGTGACTGA